In Drosophila teissieri strain GT53w chromosome 2R, Prin_Dtei_1.1, whole genome shotgun sequence, the following proteins share a genomic window:
- the LOC122614582 gene encoding patronin isoform X1, with the protein MDVETQEIRQARQRASVKWLLSKAFNNRVPDNLKEPFYRDHENQERLKPQIIVELGNATLYCQTLANLYSDPNYQSMNHWSIIQTLARKGVPVAESADMPITETVLIQTNPLRINAHMSVIESLMVLYAKEISSGDRVMAAIRRISGNNYQAPTGQSYEQALLGWISHACAALKKRIIKEVDAGLPDDNGSRLQTPDIPPVRDFQDLCDGICLALLISYYCPKVVPWTSVRINYLPAVEDSIHNILLVCNFSQKHLPYTVMHMTPEDVTYMRGSMKLNLVVLLTDLFNLFEIHPAKCVCYPGMDGQDVIARRTMGANEHGICHRRGLTVQPVTPIPDLRSDLDQPPVGSPQNRPPFQVPHSNSFGGGLNRRSTPPNEYQTVQSNNFDGNHAEAFVVHKSRGITTLASMHSQQQQLHQQQQQQHQQQYHQQPLQQHPSQSQLQIQQQEPLVPARLRQAKEKTNVESKADERGDFVAAGRPSNWEQSRRPSFAGRRSRRNSSSEDSQLTIENFGGSQDQLNTLGRYERDRERKLSNTSVGSYPVEPAVAVRSSIADARGTLQLGYDTDSGSEKQDRETEKYSMRRQVSVDNVPTVSSHNLSNAGSPLPVARHKQHSSDKDYSSNSGMTPDAYNDTRSTSAYDPESTPVRKSSTSSMPASPAAWQLDVGDDDMRSLENASKLSTIRMKLEEKRRRIEQDKRKIEMALLRHQEKEDLESCPDVMKWETMSNESKRTPDMDPVDLDKYQQSIAIMNMNLQDIQQDIHRLATQQSQMQAQHLQAQQLMQAQQIANMLNQQQTYGSQQHLADHHYQQQRPMQQSFGSSPHIPQAYNAPVSAYSSRPPSRDPYQQQLHHQQQQPMPMPQPMQYVNEHGQYMSPPQPAHYMPQQTQQPQSIYSDNGAAYNHSNHSPYGGAPQYRSSVVYDDYGQPTNHFYLHESSPQPQAHPHPQRRTWAHSAAAAAYEQQQQIQPSLVDVNAWQTQQHQKQKQTWMNRPPSSAGAPSPGSFMLHQNGGGGGGGGGGELQHLFQVQASPQHGQRQVSGSNGVQRQQSLTNLRDNRSPKAPQNMGMPMGMPMQQEDMMAPQSICFIGDEEDVDELERNIIESMQSTHITDFVHQQQQQHQQQLQQQQRLQGHSGRGSSSEDYDSGEMISNKLNITSGNLTYRIPSPSRPSIQANSFQDPRAMAAAPGAEDQPPEKGFYISFDDEQPKRPKPPLRAKRSPKKESPPGSRDSVDNQATLKRESLSHLHNNNNIGFGNDDVNSKPVTRHSIHGLNNSNSVKSPGNATYNKYTDEPPIQLRQLAVSGAMSPTSNERRHLDDVSNQSPQQTQQPMSPTRLQQNSNNAEAAKNKALVIGADSTNLDPESVDEMERRKEKIMLLSLQRRQQQEEAKARKEIEASQKREKEREKEEERSRKKEEQMARRAAILEQHRLKKAIEEAEREGKTLDRPDLHVKLQSHSSTSTTPRLRQQRTTRPRPKTIHVDDASVDISEASSISSRGKKGSSSNLTGYGQLSSNSMKRDYYRGSQDSLTVKESPDDYPSTSSTPIGRRGSYKTSREPAGVERGRTLSRISVAKGSTLNFRGRKSNSLMNLCDTDSGLGRATPPRRAPSPGMGMGASGRHMPSPSGPGSLPPGLISKRRGFDDGSSDFSLTPNLNMEYSGPKLYKQPAAKSNRGIILNAVEYCVFPGVVNREAKQKVLEKIARSEAKHFLVLFRDAGCQFRALYSYQPETDQVTKLYGTGPSQVEEVMFDKFFKYNSGGKCFSQVHTKHLTVTIDAFTIHNSLWQGKRVQLPSKKDMALVI; encoded by the exons ATGGATGTCGAAACACAGGAAATACGACAG GCTCGTCAACGTGCTTCCGTCAAATGGCTGCTCTCGAAGGCGTTCAACAATCGCGTGCCGGACAACCTGAAGGAGCCCTTCTACCGCGATCATGAGAATCAGGAGCGCCTCAAGCCGCAGATCATCGTGGAGCTGGGCAATGCCACGCTCTACTGCCAGACGCTGGCCAATCTGTACTCAGATCCCAACTACCAAAGCATGAACCACTGGTCAATAATACAGACGCTAGCGCGCAAGGGAGTTCCCGTGGCCGAATCCGCGGACATGCCCATTACCGAAACGGTATTAATTCAAACAAATCCGCTGCGAATT AACGCCCACATGTCTGTGATAGAATCGCTGATGGTTTTGTATGCGAAGGAAATATCATCGGGTGACCGCGTCATGGCGGCCATACGAAG AATATCTGGCAACAACTATCAGGCGCCCACTGGCCAGTCCTACGAGCAAGCTCTGCTGGGCTGGATTTCGCATGCTTGCGCCGCTCTGAAGAAGCGCATTATCAAGGAGGTGGACGCAGGACTGCCCGACGATAAT GGTTCTCGTCTGCAGACCCCGGATATACCACCTGTAAGGGACTTCCAGGATCTGTGCGATGGAATCTGCTTGGCGCTGCTCATCTCGTACTACTGCCCAAAGGTGGTGCCGTGGACGAGTGTGCGGATCAACTATCTGCCCGCCGTTGAGGACTcgattcacaacatcctgctGGTCTGCAATTTCTCGCAGAAGCATCTGCCCTATACCGTGATGCATATGACGCCCGAGGATGTGACCTACATGCGCGG ATCCATGAAACTGAATCTGGTAGTGTTGCTGACGGATTTGTTCAATCTGTTTGAGATACACCCGGCAAAATGTGTTTGCTACCCCGGCATGGATGGTCAGG ATGTCATCGCCCGGCGCACTATGGGCGCCAATGAGCACGGGATCTGCCATCGACGGGGCCTCACAGTGCAGCCCGTCACACCCATTCCCGATCTGCGCAGCGATCTCGACCAGCCGCCCGTAGGCTCGCCTCAGAACCGACCACCGTTCCAAG TTCCGCACTCGAATTCATTCGGCGGCGGCTTAAATCGCAGATCAACCCCGCCCAACGAATACCAGACGGTTCAGTCAAATAATTTTGACGGTAATCATGCCGAag CCTTCGTGGTGCACAAGTCGCGTGGCATCACCACACTCGCCTCCATGcactcgcagcagcagcagctccatcagcagcaacagcaacagcatcagcagcaataCCATcagcagccactgcagcagcacccATCCCAGTCGCAGCTCCAAatccagcagcaggagcccTTGGTTCCGGCTCGCTTGCGCCAGGCTAAAGAAAAGACCAATGTTGAGTCGAAGGCGGACGAGAGAG GCGATTTTGTCGCTGCGGGTCGACCAAGTAACTGGGAACAGAGCCGCCGGCCAAGCTTTGCAG GTCGTCGCTCGCGCAGGAACTCTTCCAGCGAGGACTCCCAGCTGACGATCGAGAACTTTGGTGGCTCCCAGGATCAGCTGAACACGCTGGGACGATACGAACGCGACAGGGAACGCAAGTTGTCCAACACCAGTGTGGGCAGTTATCCAGTTGAACCCGCTGTGGCCGTTCGCTCTTCGATTGCCGATGCTAGGGGCACGTTGCAGTTGGGCTACGATACGGACTCCGGCTCCGAGAAGCAGGATCGCGAAACGGAAAAGTATTCGATGCGCCGGCAAGTCAG TGTCGACAATGTGCCCACGGTGTCGTCGCACAATCTTTCGAATGCGGGCAGCCCGTTGCCGGTGGCTAGGCACAAGCAACATTCCAGCGACAAAGactacagcagcaacagcggcatgACACCAGATGCATACAACGATACCCGCTCCACCAGTGCTTACGATCCGGAGAGCACGCCCGTTCGCAAATCCTCGACGAGCAGCATGCCAGCAAGTCCCGCTGCCTGGCAGTTGGATGTGGGAGACGACGATATGCGCTCGCTGGAGAACGCCAGCAAGTTGTCCACCATACGAATGAAACTGGAGGAGAAGCGGCGGCGCATTGAGCAGGACAAGCGCAAGATCGAGATGGCTTTGCTGCGCCACCAGGAGAAG GAGGATTTGGAGTCGTGTCCGGACGTAATGAAGTGGGAGACAATGAGCAACGAATCCAAGCGCACGCCTGATATGGATCCCGTGGACTTGGACAAGTACCAG CAAAGTATCGCCATCATGAACATGAACCTGCAGGATATCCAGCAGGATATCCACCGCCTGGCCACCCAGCAAAGCCAAATGCAGGCGCAGCACCTCCAAGCCCAACAGCTCATGCAGGCTCAGCAGATAGCCAACATGCTGAACCAG CAGCAGACCTATGGGTCGCAGCAGCACCTGGCTGATCATCACTACCAGCAGCAGAGACCCATGCAGCAAAGCTTTGGTTCATCGCCCCATATTCCGCAGGCCTACAACGCCCCAGTCAGCGCATACAGCTCCCGTCCGCCCAGTCGCGATCcctaccagcagcagctccaccatcagcagcagcagcccatgcccatgccccaACCGATGCAGTACGTCAACGAGCACGGGCAGTATATGTCGCCGCCGCAGCCCGCGCACTACATGCCGCAGCAGACGCAACAGCCGCAGAGCATCTACAGCGACAACGGGGCGGCGTACAATCACAGTAACCACTCGCCGTACGGCGGAGCTCCACAGTATCGGAGCAGCGTGGTGTACGACGATTACGGGCAGCCCACCAACCACTTCTACCTGCATGAGTCATCGCCGCAGCCACAAgctcatccgcatccgcagcGTAGGACTTGGGCCCACtccgcagcagccgccgcttatgagcaacagcaacagatcCAGCCTTCCCTGGTGGATGTGAATGCCTGGCAGACGCAGCAGCaccagaagcagaagcagactTGGATGAACAGACCGCCCTCAAGTGCGGGAGCTCCGAGTCCTGGCAGCTTTATGCTGCACCAGAacggaggaggcggtggcggtggtggtggtggtgagtTACAGCACCTGTTTCAGGTACAGGCCTCGCCACAGCATGGCCAACGTCAGGTTAGTGGATCCAATGGCGTGCAGCGCCAGCAATCGCTGACCAATTTGCGAGACAATCGCTCGCCCAAGGCACCACAAAACATGGGAATGCCCATGGGCATGCCGATGCAGCAAGAGGACATGATGGCACCGCAGAGTATTTGCTTCATCGGTGACGaggaggatgtggatgagCTGGAGCGAAACATCATCGAATCAATGCAGTCGACGCACATCACCGACTTTgtgcaccagcagcagcagcaacaccaacagcaacttcagcagcaacagcggttGCAGGGGCACAGCGGACGAGGCAGCAGCTCGGAGGATTATGACAGCGGGGAGATGATCTCCAACAAGCTGAACATCACCAGCGGCAATCTCACCTATCGCATACCCTCGCCATCCCGTCCCTCCATCCAAGCCAACAGCTTCCAGGATCCCCGAGCCATGGCAGCAGCTCCCGGTGCAGAGGACCAGCCGCCCGAGAAGGGTTTCTACATCTCCTTCGACGATGAGCAGCCCAAACGACCCAAGCCACCTCTGCGCGCCAAGCGTTCGCCCAAAAAGGAGTCTCCACCGGGCAGTAGGGACAGCGTCGATAATCAGGCGACCCTGAAACGTGAATCGCTTAGTCAtctgcacaacaacaacaatattgGATTTGGAAATGACGATGTCAACAGCAAACCGGTGACCAGGCACAGCATCCATGGCCTAAACAACTCCAATAGTGTCAAATCTCCCGGAAATGCCACGTACAACAAGTACACGGATGAGCCGCCCATCCAACTGCGTCAGCTGGCCGTTTCTGGAGCAATGTCACCAACTAGTAACGAACGTCGCCACCTGGACGATGTCAGCAACCAGTCACCGCAGCAGACGCAACAACCAATGTCGCCCACGCGACTCCAAcagaacagcaacaatgccGAGGCGGCCAAGAACAAGGCGCTGGTCATCGGAGCAGATTCCACCAATTTGGATCCG GAATCTGTAGATGAGATGGAGCGGCGCAAGGAGAAAATCATGCTGCTGTCTTTGCAACGTCGCCAGCAACAGGAGGAGGCCAAGGCGCGCAAAGAGATTGAGGCTTCCCAGAAGCGAGAAAAGGAGCGCGAAAAGGAAGAGGAACGATCGCGCAAGAAGGAGGAGCAAATGGCACGGCGAGCGGCCATTTTGGAGCAGCACAGACTCAAGAAAGCCATTGAAGAGGCCGAGCGAGAG GGTAAAACCCTGGATCGGCCAGATCTGCACGTGAAACTGCAATCCCATTCATCCACCTCAACGACCCCGCGGCTGAGGCAGCAGCGTACCACGCGTCCCAGACCGAAGACAATTCACGTGGACGATGCCAGCGTGGACATCAGCGAGGCTTCAAGCATCTCTAGTCGGGGCAAAAAAGGCTCAAGCTCGAATCTAACTG GCTACGGTCAACTAAGCTCAAATTCAATGAAAAGAGATTACTACAGGGGCTCGCAAGACTCCCTCACTGTAAAAg AGTCACCCGATGATTATCCCAGTACAAGTTCAACTCCGATTGGACGACGGGGATCGTACAAAACTTCCAGAG AGCCAGCCGGCGTAGAAAGGGGCCGCACTCTGTCGCGTATCTCCGTCGCTAAGGGCAGCACGCTTAATTTCCGGGGCCGAAAGTCCAATTCGCTAATGAATCTGTGCG ACACAGATTCGGGACTGGGACGCGCCACTCCGCCGAGGCGTGCTCCGTCGcctggaatgggaatgggcgcTTCAGGTAGGCATATGCCATCTCCCTCCGGACCGGGCTCATTGCCGCCAGGTTTGATATCGAAACGTCGCGGATTTGATGATGGATCCAGCGATTTCTCTTTAACTCCGAATTTGAACATGGAATATTCGG GTCCTAAACTCTATAAGCAACCAGCGGCCAAATCGAATCGTGGAATCATCCTGAATGCCGTTGAATACTGTGTTTTTCCCGGCGTTGTCAACCGCGAGGCCAAACAGAAAGTGCTGGAGAAGATAGCGCGCTCGGAGGCGAAGCACTTCCTGGTACTCTTCCGCGATGCTGGCTGCCAGTTCCGCGCCCTCTACAGCTACCAGCCGGAAACGGACCAGGTGACCAAGCTGTATGGTACTGGGCCTAGTCAAGTCGAAGAAGTCATGTTCGACAAGTTCTTCAA ATATAACTCAGGAGGCAAGTGCTTCTCGCAAGTGCACACCAAGCATCTGACAGTGACCATCGACGCCTTCACAATACACAACTCCCTGTGGCAGGGCAAGCGGGTGCAGTTGCCCAGCAAAAAAGACATGGCGCTTGTAATCTAA
- the LOC122614582 gene encoding patronin isoform X31 yields MDVETQEIRQARQRASVKWLLSKAFNNRVPDNLKEPFYRDHENQERLKPQIIVELGNATLYCQTLANLYSDPNYQSMNHWSIIQTLARKGVPVAESADMPITETVLIQTNPLRINAHMSVIESLMVLYAKEISSGDRVMAAIRRISGNNYQAPTGQSYEQALLGWISHACAALKKRIIKEVDAGLPDDNGSRLQTPDIPPVRDFQDLCDGICLALLISYYCPKVVPWTSVRINYLPAVEDSIHNILLVCNFSQKHLPYTVMHMTPEDVTYMRGSMKLNLVVLLTDLFNLFEIHPAKCVCYPGMDGQVPHSNSFGGGLNRRSTPPNEYQTVQSNNFDGNHAEAFVVHKSRGITTLASMHSQQQQLHQQQQQQHQQQYHQQPLQQHPSQSQLQIQQQEPLVPARLRQAKEKTNVESKADERGDFVAAGRPSNWEQSRRPSFAGRRSRRNSSSEDSQLTIENFGGSQDQLNTLGRYERDRERKLSNTSVGSYPVEPAVAVRSSIADARGTLQLGYDTDSGSEKQDRETEKYSMRRQVSVDNVPTVSSHNLSNAGSPLPVARHKQHSSDKDYSSNSGMTPDAYNDTRSTSAYDPESTPVRKSSTSSMPASPAAWQLDVGDDDMRSLENASKLSTIRMKLEEKRRRIEQDKRKIEMALLRHQEKEDLESCPDVMKWETMSNESKRTPDMDPVDLDKYQAYNAPVSAYSSRPPSRDPYQQQLHHQQQQPMPMPQPMQYVNEHGQYMSPPQPAHYMPQQTQQPQSIYSDNGAAYNHSNHSPYGGAPQYRSSVVYDDYGQPTNHFYLHESSPQPQAHPHPQRRTWAHSAAAAAYEQQQQIQPSLVDVNAWQTQQHQKQKQTWMNRPPSSAGAPSPGSFMLHQNGGGGGGGGGGELQHLFQVQASPQHGQRQVSGSNGVQRQQSLTNLRDNRSPKAPQNMGMPMGMPMQQEDMMAPQSICFIGDEEDVDELERNIIESMQSTHITDFVHQQQQQHQQQLQQQQRLQGHSGRGSSSEDYDSGEMISNKLNITSGNLTYRIPSPSRPSIQANSFQDPRAMAAAPGAEDQPPEKGFYISFDDEQPKRPKPPLRAKRSPKKESPPGSRDSVDNQATLKRESLSHLHNNNNIGFGNDDVNSKPVTRHSIHGLNNSNSVKSPGNATYNKYTDEPPIQLRQLAVSGAMSPTSNERRHLDDVSNQSPQQTQQPMSPTRLQQNSNNAEAAKNKALVIGADSTNLDPESVDEMERRKEKIMLLSLQRRQQQEEAKARKEIEASQKREKEREKEEERSRKKEEQMARRAAILEQHRLKKAIEEAEREGKTLDRPDLHVKLQSHSSTSTTPRLRQQRTTRPRPKTIHVDDASVDISEASSISSRGKKGSSSNLTDSGLGRATPPRRAPSPGMGMGASGPKLYKQPAAKSNRGIILNAVEYCVFPGVVNREAKQKVLEKIARSEAKHFLVLFRDAGCQFRALYSYQPETDQVTKLYGTGPSQVEEVMFDKFFKYNSGGKCFSQVHTKHLTVTIDAFTIHNSLWQGKRVQLPSKKDMALVI; encoded by the exons ATGGATGTCGAAACACAGGAAATACGACAG GCTCGTCAACGTGCTTCCGTCAAATGGCTGCTCTCGAAGGCGTTCAACAATCGCGTGCCGGACAACCTGAAGGAGCCCTTCTACCGCGATCATGAGAATCAGGAGCGCCTCAAGCCGCAGATCATCGTGGAGCTGGGCAATGCCACGCTCTACTGCCAGACGCTGGCCAATCTGTACTCAGATCCCAACTACCAAAGCATGAACCACTGGTCAATAATACAGACGCTAGCGCGCAAGGGAGTTCCCGTGGCCGAATCCGCGGACATGCCCATTACCGAAACGGTATTAATTCAAACAAATCCGCTGCGAATT AACGCCCACATGTCTGTGATAGAATCGCTGATGGTTTTGTATGCGAAGGAAATATCATCGGGTGACCGCGTCATGGCGGCCATACGAAG AATATCTGGCAACAACTATCAGGCGCCCACTGGCCAGTCCTACGAGCAAGCTCTGCTGGGCTGGATTTCGCATGCTTGCGCCGCTCTGAAGAAGCGCATTATCAAGGAGGTGGACGCAGGACTGCCCGACGATAAT GGTTCTCGTCTGCAGACCCCGGATATACCACCTGTAAGGGACTTCCAGGATCTGTGCGATGGAATCTGCTTGGCGCTGCTCATCTCGTACTACTGCCCAAAGGTGGTGCCGTGGACGAGTGTGCGGATCAACTATCTGCCCGCCGTTGAGGACTcgattcacaacatcctgctGGTCTGCAATTTCTCGCAGAAGCATCTGCCCTATACCGTGATGCATATGACGCCCGAGGATGTGACCTACATGCGCGG ATCCATGAAACTGAATCTGGTAGTGTTGCTGACGGATTTGTTCAATCTGTTTGAGATACACCCGGCAAAATGTGTTTGCTACCCCGGCATGGATGGTCAGG TTCCGCACTCGAATTCATTCGGCGGCGGCTTAAATCGCAGATCAACCCCGCCCAACGAATACCAGACGGTTCAGTCAAATAATTTTGACGGTAATCATGCCGAag CCTTCGTGGTGCACAAGTCGCGTGGCATCACCACACTCGCCTCCATGcactcgcagcagcagcagctccatcagcagcaacagcaacagcatcagcagcaataCCATcagcagccactgcagcagcacccATCCCAGTCGCAGCTCCAAatccagcagcaggagcccTTGGTTCCGGCTCGCTTGCGCCAGGCTAAAGAAAAGACCAATGTTGAGTCGAAGGCGGACGAGAGAG GCGATTTTGTCGCTGCGGGTCGACCAAGTAACTGGGAACAGAGCCGCCGGCCAAGCTTTGCAG GTCGTCGCTCGCGCAGGAACTCTTCCAGCGAGGACTCCCAGCTGACGATCGAGAACTTTGGTGGCTCCCAGGATCAGCTGAACACGCTGGGACGATACGAACGCGACAGGGAACGCAAGTTGTCCAACACCAGTGTGGGCAGTTATCCAGTTGAACCCGCTGTGGCCGTTCGCTCTTCGATTGCCGATGCTAGGGGCACGTTGCAGTTGGGCTACGATACGGACTCCGGCTCCGAGAAGCAGGATCGCGAAACGGAAAAGTATTCGATGCGCCGGCAAGTCAG TGTCGACAATGTGCCCACGGTGTCGTCGCACAATCTTTCGAATGCGGGCAGCCCGTTGCCGGTGGCTAGGCACAAGCAACATTCCAGCGACAAAGactacagcagcaacagcggcatgACACCAGATGCATACAACGATACCCGCTCCACCAGTGCTTACGATCCGGAGAGCACGCCCGTTCGCAAATCCTCGACGAGCAGCATGCCAGCAAGTCCCGCTGCCTGGCAGTTGGATGTGGGAGACGACGATATGCGCTCGCTGGAGAACGCCAGCAAGTTGTCCACCATACGAATGAAACTGGAGGAGAAGCGGCGGCGCATTGAGCAGGACAAGCGCAAGATCGAGATGGCTTTGCTGCGCCACCAGGAGAAG GAGGATTTGGAGTCGTGTCCGGACGTAATGAAGTGGGAGACAATGAGCAACGAATCCAAGCGCACGCCTGATATGGATCCCGTGGACTTGGACAAGTACCAG GCCTACAACGCCCCAGTCAGCGCATACAGCTCCCGTCCGCCCAGTCGCGATCcctaccagcagcagctccaccatcagcagcagcagcccatgcccatgccccaACCGATGCAGTACGTCAACGAGCACGGGCAGTATATGTCGCCGCCGCAGCCCGCGCACTACATGCCGCAGCAGACGCAACAGCCGCAGAGCATCTACAGCGACAACGGGGCGGCGTACAATCACAGTAACCACTCGCCGTACGGCGGAGCTCCACAGTATCGGAGCAGCGTGGTGTACGACGATTACGGGCAGCCCACCAACCACTTCTACCTGCATGAGTCATCGCCGCAGCCACAAgctcatccgcatccgcagcGTAGGACTTGGGCCCACtccgcagcagccgccgcttatgagcaacagcaacagatcCAGCCTTCCCTGGTGGATGTGAATGCCTGGCAGACGCAGCAGCaccagaagcagaagcagactTGGATGAACAGACCGCCCTCAAGTGCGGGAGCTCCGAGTCCTGGCAGCTTTATGCTGCACCAGAacggaggaggcggtggcggtggtggtggtggtgagtTACAGCACCTGTTTCAGGTACAGGCCTCGCCACAGCATGGCCAACGTCAGGTTAGTGGATCCAATGGCGTGCAGCGCCAGCAATCGCTGACCAATTTGCGAGACAATCGCTCGCCCAAGGCACCACAAAACATGGGAATGCCCATGGGCATGCCGATGCAGCAAGAGGACATGATGGCACCGCAGAGTATTTGCTTCATCGGTGACGaggaggatgtggatgagCTGGAGCGAAACATCATCGAATCAATGCAGTCGACGCACATCACCGACTTTgtgcaccagcagcagcagcaacaccaacagcaacttcagcagcaacagcggttGCAGGGGCACAGCGGACGAGGCAGCAGCTCGGAGGATTATGACAGCGGGGAGATGATCTCCAACAAGCTGAACATCACCAGCGGCAATCTCACCTATCGCATACCCTCGCCATCCCGTCCCTCCATCCAAGCCAACAGCTTCCAGGATCCCCGAGCCATGGCAGCAGCTCCCGGTGCAGAGGACCAGCCGCCCGAGAAGGGTTTCTACATCTCCTTCGACGATGAGCAGCCCAAACGACCCAAGCCACCTCTGCGCGCCAAGCGTTCGCCCAAAAAGGAGTCTCCACCGGGCAGTAGGGACAGCGTCGATAATCAGGCGACCCTGAAACGTGAATCGCTTAGTCAtctgcacaacaacaacaatattgGATTTGGAAATGACGATGTCAACAGCAAACCGGTGACCAGGCACAGCATCCATGGCCTAAACAACTCCAATAGTGTCAAATCTCCCGGAAATGCCACGTACAACAAGTACACGGATGAGCCGCCCATCCAACTGCGTCAGCTGGCCGTTTCTGGAGCAATGTCACCAACTAGTAACGAACGTCGCCACCTGGACGATGTCAGCAACCAGTCACCGCAGCAGACGCAACAACCAATGTCGCCCACGCGACTCCAAcagaacagcaacaatgccGAGGCGGCCAAGAACAAGGCGCTGGTCATCGGAGCAGATTCCACCAATTTGGATCCG GAATCTGTAGATGAGATGGAGCGGCGCAAGGAGAAAATCATGCTGCTGTCTTTGCAACGTCGCCAGCAACAGGAGGAGGCCAAGGCGCGCAAAGAGATTGAGGCTTCCCAGAAGCGAGAAAAGGAGCGCGAAAAGGAAGAGGAACGATCGCGCAAGAAGGAGGAGCAAATGGCACGGCGAGCGGCCATTTTGGAGCAGCACAGACTCAAGAAAGCCATTGAAGAGGCCGAGCGAGAG GGTAAAACCCTGGATCGGCCAGATCTGCACGTGAAACTGCAATCCCATTCATCCACCTCAACGACCCCGCGGCTGAGGCAGCAGCGTACCACGCGTCCCAGACCGAAGACAATTCACGTGGACGATGCCAGCGTGGACATCAGCGAGGCTTCAAGCATCTCTAGTCGGGGCAAAAAAGGCTCAAGCTCGAATCTAACTG ATTCGGGACTGGGACGCGCCACTCCGCCGAGGCGTGCTCCGTCGcctggaatgggaatgggcgcTTCAG GTCCTAAACTCTATAAGCAACCAGCGGCCAAATCGAATCGTGGAATCATCCTGAATGCCGTTGAATACTGTGTTTTTCCCGGCGTTGTCAACCGCGAGGCCAAACAGAAAGTGCTGGAGAAGATAGCGCGCTCGGAGGCGAAGCACTTCCTGGTACTCTTCCGCGATGCTGGCTGCCAGTTCCGCGCCCTCTACAGCTACCAGCCGGAAACGGACCAGGTGACCAAGCTGTATGGTACTGGGCCTAGTCAAGTCGAAGAAGTCATGTTCGACAAGTTCTTCAA ATATAACTCAGGAGGCAAGTGCTTCTCGCAAGTGCACACCAAGCATCTGACAGTGACCATCGACGCCTTCACAATACACAACTCCCTGTGGCAGGGCAAGCGGGTGCAGTTGCCCAGCAAAAAAGACATGGCGCTTGTAATCTAA